Proteins co-encoded in one Methylobacterium sp. WL1 genomic window:
- a CDS encoding DEAD/DEAH box helicase: MAKRRTKTVAHQETEDAPLMPTGALAVALLDLAEDAAPLVHVARDARRLEELAATLKALDPDIRVAVYPEWDCLPLDHASPSRATMGARAAVMRWLTDRDALPDFVLTTAPALIQRVPPPETWADARVTFRVGDPLDVAAVMAGLKRLGYILDERVDEPGEIAVRGRTVEVFPAAAPRPCRIEHADGRVTAIRSYDPISQRSVAEVADLVIDPATEIVLAPDSGQSFEPFTGQEHRLERYYPRLVTLLDYVPGARLVVEDGTQARVDAFYEQMEEAGARRAPRGGRAEGGDGLYLAPKAWRAVVAELTRAVATDAAGELLGVPVFARERRPEAAFAKAMRERLKAGDVVVLAGSRQPPGALVRQAGKIAERPVRLIDGWSDLADAAPGDILALEAPIGAGFKVQGRGATVFAAADLFGPDAAVSGTARAILPMGEVDLRPGDVAVDRDHGLCVFEGLEPVSNPLGVGAEDEPSEALRLRFAGDAILMVPVTQADRIWRYGPEPDAVTLDKLDGGTWARRRLQAEATMARTARVMLEAARARRDTEAPVLAPPSRDMERFAAGFGFAPTPDQAAAVDALMADLASGRPMDRLVCGDVGFGKTEVALRALAATVFAGKQAALIAPTTVLARQHVETLRRRFGRFGIEVAQLSRLVSPAEAKRVKAGLADGSIRLVVGTQALAARGVGFADLGLTVIDEEQRFGAKMKADLRRLAVGGHVLTLTATPIPRTLQAALVGLQSLSVIATPPVMRQPVRTVVAPFDADAVREALIREHRRGGQSFVVCPRIEDIGPMAERLRGLVPGLNVLVAHGDLKPSAMDEVMVRFADGDGDVLLATAIVESGLDVPRANTMLVWEAARFGLAQLHQLRGRVGRGQRRGVVHLLSDPAAPLAPAALQRLRALEALDRLGAGFAVSARDLDLRGAGDLVGEDQAGHAKLVGLGLYQHLLQLALTAAKGEPAEDWSPEIEIGLPSRIPADYVPEPEIRLSLYTRLLRLRDGEAIEALSGEVEDRFGAAPAPVLALFTLARLRAACCGLGVARLSGGPQGVAADIRSDRPLPPMPAEDGIILRQGRVVWRHACADAQARAALAADLLDRIRAARERAA; the protein is encoded by the coding sequence ATGGCCAAGCGCAGGACGAAGACGGTCGCCCACCAGGAGACCGAGGACGCGCCGCTGATGCCCACGGGGGCGCTGGCGGTGGCACTGCTGGATCTGGCCGAGGACGCGGCCCCGCTGGTCCACGTGGCCCGGGATGCCCGGCGGCTGGAGGAGCTGGCCGCGACGCTCAAGGCCCTCGATCCCGACATCCGGGTCGCCGTCTACCCGGAATGGGATTGCCTTCCGCTCGACCACGCCTCGCCGTCGCGGGCCACGATGGGCGCCCGGGCTGCCGTGATGCGCTGGCTGACCGACCGCGACGCCCTGCCGGACTTCGTGCTGACCACGGCTCCGGCACTGATCCAGCGGGTGCCTCCGCCGGAGACCTGGGCCGACGCCCGGGTGACGTTCCGGGTCGGCGACCCGCTCGACGTCGCCGCCGTGATGGCCGGCCTCAAGCGCCTCGGCTACATCCTCGACGAGCGGGTCGACGAGCCCGGCGAGATCGCAGTCCGGGGTCGCACCGTCGAGGTGTTTCCGGCGGCCGCCCCGCGGCCCTGCCGGATCGAGCACGCGGACGGGCGCGTCACCGCGATCCGCTCCTACGATCCGATCTCGCAGCGCTCCGTCGCCGAAGTCGCGGATCTGGTGATCGACCCGGCCACCGAGATCGTCCTCGCCCCGGATTCCGGCCAGAGCTTCGAGCCCTTCACCGGGCAGGAGCACCGCCTGGAACGCTACTATCCGCGTCTCGTCACCCTGCTCGATTACGTGCCGGGGGCCCGCCTGGTCGTCGAGGACGGGACGCAGGCCCGGGTCGACGCCTTCTACGAGCAGATGGAGGAAGCCGGCGCCCGCCGGGCGCCCCGCGGCGGCCGCGCCGAGGGCGGCGACGGTCTCTACCTCGCGCCGAAGGCGTGGCGGGCCGTCGTGGCCGAGCTGACCCGGGCGGTGGCCACCGACGCGGCGGGTGAGTTGCTCGGGGTCCCGGTCTTCGCCCGGGAGCGGCGGCCCGAGGCGGCCTTCGCCAAGGCGATGCGCGAGCGGCTGAAGGCGGGCGACGTCGTCGTGCTGGCGGGCTCGCGCCAGCCGCCCGGCGCCCTCGTGCGCCAGGCCGGCAAGATCGCCGAGCGCCCGGTCCGGCTGATCGACGGCTGGTCCGACCTCGCCGACGCGGCGCCGGGCGACATCCTCGCCCTGGAGGCGCCGATCGGCGCCGGTTTCAAGGTCCAGGGGCGGGGCGCGACGGTGTTCGCCGCCGCCGACCTGTTCGGGCCGGACGCCGCGGTGTCCGGCACCGCCCGGGCGATCCTGCCGATGGGCGAGGTCGACCTGCGCCCCGGCGACGTCGCGGTCGACCGCGACCACGGCCTGTGCGTGTTCGAGGGGCTGGAGCCCGTGTCGAACCCGCTGGGCGTCGGCGCGGAGGACGAGCCCTCCGAGGCCTTGCGGCTGCGCTTTGCCGGCGACGCGATCCTGATGGTGCCGGTCACCCAGGCCGACCGGATCTGGCGTTACGGCCCGGAGCCCGACGCGGTCACCCTCGACAAGCTCGACGGCGGGACCTGGGCCCGCCGCCGCCTCCAGGCCGAGGCCACCATGGCCCGGACCGCCCGGGTGATGCTGGAGGCCGCCCGCGCCCGCCGGGATACCGAGGCTCCCGTCCTGGCGCCGCCGTCCCGCGACATGGAGCGGTTCGCCGCCGGCTTCGGCTTCGCCCCGACCCCCGATCAGGCCGCCGCGGTGGACGCGCTGATGGCCGACCTCGCCTCCGGGCGTCCGATGGATCGGCTGGTCTGCGGCGATGTCGGCTTCGGCAAGACCGAGGTCGCGCTGCGGGCCCTGGCGGCGACGGTATTTGCCGGCAAACAGGCGGCGCTCATCGCCCCCACCACGGTCCTGGCCCGCCAGCACGTCGAGACCCTGCGCCGCCGGTTCGGACGGTTCGGCATCGAGGTCGCGCAGCTCTCGCGCCTGGTCTCCCCGGCCGAGGCCAAGCGGGTGAAGGCCGGTCTCGCGGACGGTTCGATCCGGCTCGTGGTCGGAACGCAGGCGCTGGCCGCCCGCGGCGTGGGCTTCGCCGATCTCGGCCTGACGGTGATCGACGAGGAGCAGCGTTTCGGCGCCAAGATGAAGGCGGACCTGCGCCGCCTCGCCGTGGGCGGGCACGTGCTGACGCTCACCGCCACCCCGATCCCGCGCACGCTCCAGGCGGCGCTCGTCGGCTTGCAGAGCCTCAGCGTGATCGCCACGCCCCCGGTGATGCGCCAGCCGGTCCGGACCGTGGTGGCGCCCTTCGATGCCGACGCGGTGCGCGAGGCCCTGATCCGCGAGCATCGCCGCGGCGGCCAGAGCTTCGTCGTCTGCCCGCGCATCGAGGATATCGGCCCCATGGCCGAGCGCCTGCGCGGCCTCGTGCCGGGCCTGAACGTGCTGGTGGCGCACGGGGACCTGAAGCCGTCGGCGATGGACGAGGTCATGGTCCGCTTCGCCGACGGGGACGGTGACGTCCTGCTCGCCACCGCCATCGTGGAGAGCGGGCTCGACGTGCCCCGGGCCAACACCATGCTGGTCTGGGAGGCCGCCCGGTTCGGCTTGGCGCAGCTCCACCAGTTGCGCGGCCGGGTCGGCCGCGGCCAGCGGCGCGGCGTCGTCCACCTGCTCAGCGATCCGGCCGCGCCGCTGGCGCCCGCCGCCCTCCAGCGCCTGCGCGCCCTGGAGGCCCTGGACCGGCTGGGTGCCGGCTTCGCGGTCAGCGCCCGCGACCTCGACCTGCGCGGGGCCGGCGATCTCGTCGGCGAGGATCAGGCCGGCCACGCCAAGCTCGTGGGGCTCGGCCTCTATCAGCACCTGCTGCAGCTGGCGCTGACCGCCGCCAAGGGTGAGCCGGCCGAGGATTGGAGCCCGGAGATCGAGATCGGGCTGCCGAGCCGGATCCCGGCGGATTACGTGCCCGAGCCCGAGATCCGCCTGAGCCTCTACACCCGGCTGCTGCGCCTGCGCGACGGCGAGGCGATCGAGGCCCTGTCCGGCGAGGTCGAGGATCGCTTCGGCGCAGCCCCGGCGCCGGTCCTGGCCCTGTTCACCCTGGCGCGGCTGCGCGCCGCCTGTTGCGGGCTGGGCGTGGCCCGGCTCAGCGGCGGTCCCCAAGGTGTCGCAGCCGACATCCGGTCCGACCGGCCATTGCCGCCGATGCCGGCCGAGGACGGGATCATCCTGCGCCAGGGCCGCGTGGTCTGGCGGCACGCCTGTGCCGACGCGCAGGCGCGGGCCGCGTTGGCGGCCGACCTCCTCGACCGCATCCGGGCCGCCCGGGAGCGGGCCGCTTGA
- a CDS encoding allantoate amidohydrolase — translation MDRTNLPLSQDRLWDNLMALARIGALPNGGNDRQTLTDRDAEGRTLFRRWGEAVGLTLTVDRIGNMVFHRPGRDPGRKPVAIGSHLDTQPTGGKFDGPLGVLAGLEIMRALHEAGIETEAPLLLINWCNEEGSRFAPPMSGSGVAMGIVSEADVMATRDLAGHVFGEELRRIGWQGDADPADLRGLGAYFELHIEQGKRLEDAALTIGVVDRALAQIWYELTVLGEEAHAGSPMAGRRDAMMAAAALIGSLEAIARDAVGPGGERGRATVGVLKAEPASRNITPGRVWFSLDTRHGDPGQLEAMRERILARADALAAERGVAIRVEEFWRAPLTPFDPVLVDRVQAAAEARGHAWTRMPTAIYHDAVYCARTVPAALVFCPCHGGISHNEAESITPDWARAGMEVLADAVLATAGIARS, via the coding sequence ATGGATCGCACCAACCTCCCGCTCTCGCAGGACCGCCTCTGGGACAACCTGATGGCGCTCGCCCGGATCGGCGCGCTTCCCAACGGCGGCAACGACCGGCAGACCCTGACCGATCGGGACGCCGAGGGGCGCACCCTGTTCCGGCGCTGGGGCGAGGCGGTCGGGCTGACCCTGACGGTGGACCGGATCGGCAACATGGTCTTCCACCGGCCGGGGCGGGACCCGGGCCGGAAGCCCGTCGCCATCGGCAGCCATCTCGACACCCAGCCCACCGGCGGCAAGTTCGACGGTCCGCTGGGCGTGCTCGCCGGGCTGGAGATCATGCGCGCCCTGCACGAGGCCGGGATCGAGACCGAGGCGCCGCTCCTGCTGATCAACTGGTGCAACGAGGAGGGCTCGCGCTTCGCGCCGCCCATGAGCGGCAGCGGCGTCGCCATGGGGATCGTCTCCGAGGCCGACGTTATGGCGACCCGGGATCTCGCCGGCCACGTGTTCGGTGAAGAGCTGCGCCGGATCGGCTGGCAGGGGGACGCGGATCCGGCGGATCTTCGCGGGCTCGGCGCGTATTTCGAACTGCACATCGAGCAGGGCAAGCGCCTGGAGGATGCCGCCCTCACCATCGGCGTGGTCGACCGGGCGCTCGCCCAGATCTGGTACGAGCTGACCGTGCTGGGCGAGGAGGCCCATGCCGGCAGCCCCATGGCCGGTCGGCGGGACGCCATGATGGCCGCCGCCGCGCTGATCGGCTCGCTCGAGGCGATCGCCCGGGACGCGGTCGGCCCCGGGGGCGAGCGCGGCCGCGCCACCGTGGGGGTCCTGAAAGCCGAGCCCGCGAGCCGCAACATCACCCCGGGCCGGGTCTGGTTCAGCCTCGACACCCGCCACGGCGACCCCGGTCAGCTGGAGGCGATGCGGGAGCGGATCCTGGCCCGGGCCGACGCGCTCGCCGCCGAGCGGGGCGTCGCGATCCGGGTGGAGGAGTTCTGGCGCGCGCCGCTCACCCCGTTCGACCCGGTCCTGGTGGACCGCGTCCAGGCCGCGGCCGAGGCGCGGGGCCATGCCTGGACCCGGATGCCGACCGCGATCTATCACGACGCCGTCTATTGCGCCCGGACGGTGCCGGCGGCCCTGGTGTTCTGCCCGTGCCACGGCGGCATCAGCCACAATGAGGCCGAGAGCATCACGCCGGATTGGGCCCGGGCCGGCATGGAGGTGCTGGCCGACGCCGTGCTGGCCACGGCCGGCATCGCGCGTTCCTGA
- a CDS encoding PAS domain-containing protein → MALASMAASALQDAGFVGTWDTDVSAGRSVLDAGAAALLSGNEGFAGKPLPLDVALGRVHPEDRGWVFDEIRKVRRTGGPVSLEFRVLSQTGDVRWILTRGRLAPDTTGALRGRGAYIDVTDLYGGTPPGRDGNPIQVKPPIEVKHLEAAADNCIRVHSALERYGNPQLRLISSMLLLGIGRALAQREP, encoded by the coding sequence ATGGCATTGGCGTCCATGGCGGCCTCCGCCCTGCAGGATGCGGGTTTCGTCGGTACCTGGGATACGGATGTCTCCGCCGGCCGATCGGTCCTCGACGCGGGCGCGGCCGCATTGCTGTCCGGGAACGAGGGCTTTGCCGGCAAGCCTTTGCCGCTCGACGTCGCCCTGGGACGTGTCCATCCCGAGGATCGCGGCTGGGTCTTCGACGAGATCCGCAAGGTGCGCCGGACCGGCGGCCCGGTCTCGCTGGAGTTTCGCGTCCTGAGCCAGACCGGCGACGTCCGCTGGATCCTCACCCGCGGCCGGCTGGCCCCCGACACCACGGGGGCGCTGCGTGGGCGCGGCGCCTACATCGACGTCACGGACCTGTACGGCGGCACCCCGCCGGGGCGGGACGGCAACCCGATCCAGGTCAAGCCTCCGATCGAGGTCAAGCACCTGGAGGCGGCCGCCGACAACTGCATCCGGGTCCACTCGGCGCTGGAGCGCTACGGCAACCCGCAGCTCCGGCTGATCTCGAGCATGCTGCTGCTCGGGATCGGCCGGGCGCTCGCGCAGCGGGAGCCGTAG
- a CDS encoding heme-binding protein codes for MHVTIEQAERAIAAARAKAKELDTQMCIAVVDSGGNLKAFHRMDDAWVGSIDIAHKKAKTSVFFGMMTGQIGQLSQPGGPLYGIEHSNDGLITFPGGIPIVDADGVMSGAIGVSGSTVENDHAVAEAGAKAIGRTELPAHPWRT; via the coding sequence ATGCACGTCACGATTGAGCAGGCCGAGCGGGCAATCGCCGCGGCGCGGGCGAAGGCGAAGGAGCTGGACACCCAGATGTGCATCGCGGTGGTCGATTCCGGCGGCAACCTGAAGGCGTTCCATCGCATGGACGACGCCTGGGTCGGCTCGATCGACATCGCCCACAAGAAGGCCAAGACCTCGGTGTTCTTCGGCATGATGACCGGCCAGATCGGCCAGCTGTCCCAGCCGGGCGGCCCGCTCTACGGCATCGAGCATTCCAACGACGGGCTGATCACCTTCCCGGGTGGGATCCCGATCGTCGATGCCGACGGTGTCATGTCGGGCGCGATCGGCGTCAGCGGGTCGACGGTGGAGAACGATCACGCCGTGGCGGAGGCCGGCGCCAAGGCGATCGGCCGGACCGAGCTTCCCGCCCATCCCTGGCGCACCTGA